From a region of the Coffea arabica cultivar ET-39 chromosome 3e, Coffea Arabica ET-39 HiFi, whole genome shotgun sequence genome:
- the LOC113736727 gene encoding protein ROOT HAIR DEFECTIVE 3-like, with product MAQVEGNHPTLLIDGDGNFNSKFVEDLKLAAVSRPVAVVSVFGVQSTGKSTLMNSLFSTKFKVMDASQGMHQTTKGIWVAKYPLPNPNGGHEILAVDTEGSDGIEREDDTKFEKQTALFCLAVSNTVIVNMKCYTVNLNNGGNQPLLRTVFEVMIRKFCTPRKVNLVFVLRDKNKCPQHKLEEQLKAGMYKIWEEMKKPKAQLNASLEDFFNIEVVALSSFEDKPEQFENEVAGLRERIISISTSGEGAAGSTPASGFADYAKKIWDQIKEDKDLDLPRYRIMVAEIRCNAIAEEKYQSFCKNRSWLQIEKDAIKVQGFGAKVSQIIDIYLSQYDEEAQHYDETKRDASRKQLTEDIMKVVKPTYLSVVEHMRHQILEKFEEAAMDELKENGVLVAMNTNKYINRFKNQLKDAAVKQANWNQYAGQLIQLESEIDHAIKIIRDTNELLEQKKKDKRAFWFKLGSVGTGALTAATAVGSLILAVALG from the exons ATGG CACAAGTTGAGGGCAACCATCCAACTCTGCTCATAGATGGAGATGGAAATTTCAACTCAAAGTTTGTAGAGGATCTGAAACTGGCTGCCGTGAGCCGTCCGGTTGCTGTAGTCTCCGTCTTCGGCGTGCAAAGTACCG GAAAGAGCACACTTATGAATTCTCTGTTCTCTACTAAATTCAAAGTGATGGATGCTAGCCAGGGGAT GCATCAAACGACAAAAGGTATTTGGGTGGCAAAATACCCTTTACCAAATCCAAATGGTGGCCATGAAATCCTCGCTGTTGATACGGAAGGAAGTGATGGAATAGAGCGAGAG GATGATACGAAGTTTGAGAAACAAACTGCGCTATTTTGCTTGGCTGTTTCAAACACCGTCATAGTCAACAT GAAGTGTTATACTGTTAATCTTAATAATGGAGGGAATCAGCCACTCTTACGAACTGTATTTGAG GtaatgattagaaaattttgtaCTCCGCGGAAAGTGAATCTAGTGTTTGTTCTCCGTGACAAAAACAAG TGCCCTCAGCATAAGTTGGAAGAACAGTTGAAAGCAGGAATGTATAAG ATAtgggaagaaatgaagaagccCAAAGCACAGCTGAATGCTTCACTGGAAGATTTCTTCAAT ATTGAAGTGGTAGCACTATCGAGTTTTGAAGACAAGCCAGAACAGTTTGAAAATGAG GTTGCCGGTCTGAGAGAACGGATTATCTCCATTTCTACATCTGGTGAAGGTGCTGCAGGGAGTACGCCAGCCTCGGGTTTTGCTGATTATGCAAAGAAAATCTGGGACCAAATTAAGGAGGACAAGGACCTTGACTTACCTCGTTACCGA ATCATGGTTGCTGAAATACGCTGTAACGCAATTGCTGAAGAGAAGTATCAGAGTTTTTGCAAGAATAGG TCCTGGCTTCAAATTGAGAAGGATGCAATCAAAGTGCAAGGCTTTGGCGCTAAAGTCAGTCAAATAATTGACATTTATCTGTCTCA GTATGATGAGGAAGCTCAACACTATGATGAGACCAAAAGGGACGCAAGCAGGAAGCAGCTAACTGAAGACATCATGAAG GTTGTTAAGCCAACCTACCTTTCTGTGGTGGAACATATGAGGCATcaaattctagaaaaattcGAGGAAGCAGCCATGGATGAGTTAAAGGAAAACGGAGTACTCGTGGCTATGAACACCAACAAATACATCAATCGATTCAAGAACCAGCTCAAAG ATGCTGCTGTCAAACAAGCAAACTGGAATCAATATGCAGGACAATTGATCCAACTGGAGTCAGAAATAGACCACGCCATAAAAATAATTCGTGACACGAATGAACTGCTGGAACAGAAAAAG AAAGATAAACGAGCGTTTTGGTTTAAACTTGGATCAGTTGGGACAGGTGCGCTGACTGCTGCCACTGCTGTGGGTAGTCTAATTTTGGCAGTAGCACTCGGTTAA